The bacterium genome window below encodes:
- a CDS encoding XdhC/CoxI family protein, translating into MREVLGELSEWTRAGEEIALATVVETWGSSPRPLGSKMVVTRSGKMAGSVSNGCIEGAVFEEAQKVLGSGAPKLAAFGVADDVAFEVGLACGGHIEVFVQPLGQVHLELISILQRDEPATLRTDLVTGEAEVSKGTPAGTELARRDRAVGDFFVEPFRRPAHLIIIGAIHIAIPLHRLAKLMGYRVTVVDARAKFATKERFPDADELIVAWPDVAMAKLAIDNAAYVVILTHDPKFDLPALRSVLGHDAGYIGAIGSRKTNQNRFDALRAEGFNEDQLSRVHGPIGLDLGGRGAEETALGILAEITAVRFGGSGVSMREVRRPSVA; encoded by the coding sequence ATGCGAGAAGTCCTGGGCGAGCTCAGCGAGTGGACGCGGGCGGGCGAAGAGATCGCCCTCGCCACGGTGGTCGAGACCTGGGGTTCGAGCCCGCGACCGCTGGGTTCCAAGATGGTCGTCACGCGATCGGGCAAGATGGCCGGCTCGGTTTCCAACGGCTGCATCGAAGGCGCCGTGTTCGAGGAGGCACAGAAGGTGCTCGGGAGCGGCGCGCCGAAGCTGGCCGCATTCGGGGTCGCCGACGACGTCGCCTTCGAGGTCGGACTCGCATGCGGCGGCCACATCGAGGTCTTCGTTCAGCCGCTGGGCCAGGTGCACCTGGAGCTGATCTCCATCCTGCAGCGCGACGAGCCGGCGACGTTGCGCACCGACCTGGTCACGGGCGAGGCAGAGGTGAGCAAGGGCACGCCAGCGGGCACCGAGCTGGCACGGCGCGACCGCGCCGTGGGCGACTTTTTCGTCGAGCCTTTCCGCCGTCCCGCGCACCTGATCATCATCGGCGCGATCCACATCGCGATCCCGCTGCATCGGCTGGCGAAGCTGATGGGCTACCGCGTCACGGTGGTGGACGCGCGAGCGAAGTTCGCCACCAAGGAGCGGTTTCCGGATGCCGACGAGCTCATCGTCGCGTGGCCGGATGTGGCGATGGCCAAGCTGGCGATCGACAACGCGGCGTACGTGGTGATCCTCACGCACGATCCGAAGTTCGACCTTCCCGCGCTGCGCTCTGTGCTCGGCCACGATGCCGGGTACATCGGGGCGATCGGCAGCCGCAAGACGAACCAGAACCGCTTCGACGCGCTGCGGGCGGAGGGATTCAACGAAGACCAGCTGTCACGGGTGCACGGGCCGATCGGCCTGGACCTGGGAGGGCGCGGGGCGGAGGAGACGGCGCTAGGGATCCTGGCGGAGATCACCGCCGTGCGATTCGGAGGCTCGGGGGTCTCCATGCGTGAGGTGAGACGGCCCTCCGTCGCGTAG